Genomic window (Phaeodactylum tricornutum CCAP 1055/1 chromosome 3, complete sequence):
CATTGGTTTGATGCCCATAGTCTCAATAGGAACACacagaaaaagaacaagcGAAATAGatttactgactgtgaaatttGATCCAATTACTCACATTAGGAAACCACTCTGGCCCTACCTTTGTTACTTACTGATACCAAAATCTAGGTATATGCCGGATTACTTTAGTGAATTTGCTCATTATATTATTGTAGACCCTGTTGTGTAGCAAAgctctgactgtgaacaaacACTGAACACTTAGTGGATATCTCTCTCATAAATAGTAGCTTCGGGAACGGGTTTTGCGTACAGTGAACTACAGAGACGCCACGTTTGCCAGCGATCGAAAGTGCCACTGTATCATGAGGAAACACTCCAGGTTTCACCTTTTTCACTTATAGAAAGAAAGGCATCTACGTTGTCGAAAAAAGTAGTATTTTCAATATAATTTTTTCTCTTGGTGCCTGCCTTCATTTGCTTACCGGAAAGCCTGTTTGAACGACGGGCAAATTATTCAACGTCTTGGCTGTACAAATTTTTCGCGGCAATGGCGTCGGTTTGACTACGATGTTATAGctcgatttcttccaatttTGCTGTTCGCCTTTTTGGTTACTTCATGGGACTATTGGAACCTTCAATCAATCCTTATCTATTCCATCGAAAACTGCGATCCATTCGCAATAATTGCTTCTACGGCGGCGCCTACCTCCCGCCTTTCCTGAGAACTTACACTTTTCTTGCATCATCTATCCCGCAGGACATTGTAGGGCTACGAAAGCCCATGAAACATGTTGGGCTTCGCCAAGGCACTTTCGTCCTAGCGTAGATTCCAGCACTTGAACCTTGTCTCCACCAAGATTATTTAAAATTGAAGGTCTGGCAAAGACCGGCCATCCCCCACAATCACTGATCCACACCGATTCGTCGACACGGGCGCGGAAAAAGCACAAATGGTCGTCTTCGACAATTGTCGTTCCTGTGTCTCGGATGGCGGGAAAGATCGACCAATTGAGATACTTTTCGGAATGCATACCCCATCCCGGATGATTTCTGCGGACAAACTGGATGTGCGCGTCGAGACGCTCAAAACGCTGCGCAGCCCAAATTTCGACTGCATCCCTTGGTCCCACAATCAAGCGATCGCTCACGGGATGACGCCCAAAGCCAGGAACCAATGCTACTTTCTCGTCATCGCGGAGCTCTCGTTGATTCACATGAAATACGTTAATTGGTGTAATATAGACGACATCCAAGCGCAGCATCGCAATTCGATCGAACTTCCTGGTCGTCAGAGTCTCGTACTCCGCCATCAAATTCCAAGCTGATTGAATGCTGTGCCACATCTTCACGATGTTATCAGTAGTGACTGGATAAATATATGATGGACTGCGCCATGGAAAATACAAAAATTTACCATTCGTTGCGTTGGTTGTTCGGATTTTATCAATGAGCGGTTTAAACTGATTCCAAAAGGCTTCTTCTTTGTCATAGCAAAAGCGGATGACCGAGTTTGGAGAATAATCTTGAACGGCTTGCCTCAGCAATAGTACCTCCTCTGGTTTTATTTGACCTCCTTCACCAGAACGCCCCGCCCCTTCTTCCGTCAAGTAGTAATAGTGAATAAAATAGTCGCAATTGTTGATAGCATTTGGACGAATCACATTCTGAATGATTGACGGTAGCGCAAGAGACTGGAATGCTCTTGGAAGTCCATATAGATTGATGGCACAGGTCTTGGCCGCTGACGATGTCATGTTCACGCTATGAAGCGCTTTTGGACTTACTTGCCATGACTCATGATTTCGTATTCCTTTACCGCCTGTATCAGATTCGGAATCGTCTGCCAATAAGATCATTCGGCGTAGCAGACGACCCTGGAGCAAGGCGCAGATAATTGAACATGCCAACAATAATCCGACAGTGATGTACTTCGTATTGACAGTAATCAACATCTTTCGGTTTGCCTGTAGAAGAAAGTGATCTCCGGCAAATGCAGGTCAATTCTTCTGCTGTAAAACTAACGATTCTAGTTGTGGATTGAATTTTATAATGTCCTTCCGGTTCGTCTTTGTTATGTTGCGATTGATAAACGTTGCTTGAAACGATGCTTTTCTCTCATTTCCGATTCCTTTCGTTGGAAAACACGGTGAGAAACTGAAAAATACGCACGTGTGTTATATGGGTGTCCGGCTCGACTGGCCGACtttttaactgtaaatgagcAAATCCaatggtagtggatctggtgatgtgacataggtagtatgtcacatCCTatataatttaaccttgtgttgcgtatcatcacgtcctgtatggaatgtactgtaaatatggacgtacgtatccactacggtgagattaacagatAAAAAGGGGCTCTCCTGGAAAATACGTACAAAGAAAACTCTCTGGTACGCGTGAACAGAAAAATTATAGTCCTATCAAAACGACGAGTAAAACCCTAACAGTAATTACGCATTTTGAACTCGAAATAGTTCTTCACAGATAGTAGTATTATGGTCTTGGGTCCCACTTCCCTATCAGGCAACTTTTGAACgcgatttactgttagatacATATGAATTAGAAGAGTAGCAAAAATGGGGTCTGATAGCAAATATTCGATATGTTAATGGAAGTGCTCTGATCTCCCTGTTGCACAATTGTATCAATCCAATGGCACCAACTCTAGTCCTGCCCTATCGCCTCCACCACGATTTGACTCTAGGTTCATATCCTACCGTATCAATTTGGCACACAACTGGAAGAAATTCAAGGCCAGTTCAGGAACAAAGTAAAAGACCTTGCTCTTTGTGGAAAAGTGCCCACAACCACCCACGGACAAGCAGAAAACCTGCATTTTGCCCAGTTCCCTGTCTATGCCCTTTGATTGATTAGTATGCGAAAGAAAGGCGACACCCACGCCCTATGATCGCATCAGACACCTTCTTTGTCTTTATCGCAACACTCCAATCAGCGTTACGGAAAGAAGTCCGAAGAGCGAACATATCCAAATAAGCTGATCCAAGTGTTTCCAATCGTTCTCTCTCGATACATTCAAGGCCAATACCAGCGGACCCATGAGGATGGCTCCAAGCTGGCCACCTAAATCCAAACAGGCTACCAGAGTACCATAACGAATTCCGTTTGTGGTTTTGCCATCACCAAAATTTTGCCCCAACTGTGCTTCTGCCATTGTGGTGATTTTGTAGTCTACAGCTGCCACAGTTGCCAGTACGACTTCCGGGAGAAAACACCATTCATCCAGAAAGGCCGTCAACCCCTTGATCGCCAGTGTGACACCAAATTTCCAGGTTACCGAGGACATAGCAGGAATTGCTGTGACCAACGCAATATTGGACAGCGAGGCCATCGAGGCCAAAATAGTTGTCCCGGTCATAAGCCAAAGCAAAGCTTCGCCTTGACTGTAACCACTCCAAAGCTTGCCGTATGTCCAAGATGAAAGGGTAACGACCAAATTGTCTATCACAGAGAGAAATTGCAAAAAGGCTGGCATACTCTCAAACAAGACGTACATGTACGAACTCAGTAAAAATGAAGCGCTCGGTGCGGCGCTCTTGAGTATGAGAAAGAGACCGGCCGAATGGTACGGCTTCCAAAAGACTGAAGAGAAAGCGCTGTAACCAAGAAAGGTTAACCCCAATATACACATCATTAGCATACCACCCCACGACATACTGGTTGTACCTTCCACGATAGGCTGCCTCAGTCCAATAAGTATTATTGTGACTTGCAAAAGAATGACGAGTTTTGTGTTACTCTTCTGAAGCGACCGCTCGGACTCGCAACTTCCTCTCGCTATGCATTCCGTCTGCTCGTCCAAAGTGAGAGCATGTTCTCCGTTGGAATAGCAGCTGTCGTATGAAGGTTGCCGCAGTATAGCGCCTTTTGTCTCATCTTGTGTCCCCTCCTGATCGCTGCCATTGTTGTTCAGAACGGCCTGTGGCAAGGGATCCCCGACAATGTCTGTACCGTCCGTTGCAGCCTTGACACCCACGTGGTATATCCAAGCGACTGCAGCTCCCACAAGATTCGTGGTACCGGTCATCACTAGAAGTATCGTGGCAGTGAATTCGTTCATGGGTGTTGCATTGCGATATTGTTGATGAGTGAATATGGCCAATGCTGCAACGGAGGCCACCAAGGATCCGACGTTGCGCGAAGTGGCTGCCTGAGACTGGAAGAGTGCCGCCGTAGTTTCGTACGGTATACACGTCCCGTCAGTCATCCCTGTTGATCCTGGAAGAGCAGCGGCACTATAGGCTTGATCAATCAAGGTCAATCCGAGTAAAAGTTCCGGCCAAGACGTCGCAACTCCACGAAAAAAAGCGAATGTGAAACAGAGTAGCACCCCGTCTCGCGGAATCCATGCCGTGATGGCTGTTGCGAATGCCGTTGCTATCAGCAAAACACAGATCCAAACGTCACGTCGAGATTCCCCCACGTAAGAGCTCAGGTAGCAGTAGATTGGTTTCAAAGAACAGGGCAAAAATGCGACGGCACCGTAGGTCGGCAGCAGATGAATAGGCATCGACACGCGTGTGTTGAGCACGTACATGAGTGCTAGCATGGGAAACGCGAGCGTGAATCCGTTCAGTGCAAACAGGAAGCGTAAGGGCCAAGTCAAGCGAGGATGGCCACAACTGATTTGAGCATTCCTTCGTGAATCCGAACGCGAATCGGAGGAGCGGCTTTCTTGTTCTGCATCAGGAGCTCCCAAAAGTGGCGTTTCGATATCGCCATGGAGATCCGGTGCCCCTGTCATGGTCAATTACTGTTAATAAAACAGCCGTTGTAAGTACGCAATGTAGTCATGTCAACGGAAAAGGCAAACAGAGACACATTTTCCGTCACCACAGACCATGCCACAAACACAGAGTGAAGGAGCTACCCAAAGCACTTGCTGGAATTGTGGTTGTTACTGTTCACACGACGGAGGAACGTGCTTCGGATCGCAATTTTTGATGTAGATCACGAACAATATTGTGTCGCATGACTTGTTAATAATGGAATATAGAATGAGGCATTTCATTCGTTGAAATCCTTTGTCGTTTTTTGCTAAATTTACCTGTTACCGCTTTCTACTTTTTTCTTGGCTACCCCCAACACACGTCGTCCCGAACTACACCGAACCGTGCCCGAGTATCGCGTTGTCGCTGTACATCCCTGCTACGCCCGCTTCTCTCATCAACCGACAGCGAGCGTGATTTCATCGGCTGTTGTTGACCATACGGAGTAAAAGGCAATCATGAAGGTGCGGATAATGTAGTGTTGACTTAAGTAGTTGCGTTCCATGGAAAGACAGGGCTCTTTTTTTTTGACAAAGACGCGAAGGGGGAAGTGAAACGATAGTCGGCTGCTGCAAGATAATCTCTGGAAGATGAAATTTGCAGAAACGTTCTTGATCAACGGTCTTTCTCGCTGCTAAATGTGTATAGAGGCTTTGTAGCGCTGTTGTCGACTTGCGTTAGAACCGCAACAATGTTGCTACTGACGAGCAATTGGGCTCACCTTGTCTTCCTTACTGtttgcttcctcttccagaTCAATATCGCATGCCCCAGCACTGGAATGCAAAAGGTCATTGAGATCGACGACGAGcgtcgtcttcaaaatctCTACGATCGACGTATGGCTCAGGAAATTGACGGCACGATCCTCGGAGACGAGTTCGAGGGCTACATTCTCCGCATTTCTGGAGGCAACGACAAGCAGGGCTTCCCCATGCGTCAAGGTGTCCTCACCAACACGCGCGTGAGCTTGCTGTGTAAGAAAGGTCACAAGGCCTACCGTCAGCGACGTGCCGGTGAGCGTAAGCGCAAATCCGTCCGTGGCTGTGTCGTCGGTGCCGATATTGCGGTCCTCAACCTGGTGATTACCCAGATTGGCCCCAACACCGTCCCCGGTTTGACCGACGACCAAATCCCCCGTCGTCTCGGACCCAAGCGCGCGAACAACATCCGTAAATTGTTTAACTTGACCAAGGAAGATGACGTTCGCAAGTACGTGATTGCCCGTACTTTTACCAACAAGAAGGGCGTGACCGTCCGCAAGTCGCCCAAGATCCAGCGTCTGGTGACTCCGTTGACTTTGCAGCGCAAACGCGCCCGCAAGGCCGAAAAGATGTCGTCGGTGTTGCGAAGCAAGGATGAGGCCGCCGCCTACAAGAAGGTGGTGGCGCAGCGTATGGCCGAAGCTCGGGAAGTGCGCCGTTCGCTCATTTCCAAGCGTCGGTCTTCCCGAAAGTCAGCGAAGATGGCCGCCGAAACGTCTTAAATAAAAACTATAAGTAGAATACTGCGAAACCAAACTTTAGCTATCTATTGACAGGCTGTACGCGTCCGTGATCGCAGTTCGATGGACTCGCATACCCTTACTGGTAGCAACTTTTGCATTTATTGAGTACTTGGTTGTGTCGTTTGCGGTGGTTGTGCCAATGCGGCTGGATTGGAGACGACCAAAATGACGGAGTCCCCCCGCAAGAACATCTTGGAAACGTACCGATCTTTGTTGACGGCGGTCCCCCGCGTTCGCCCCTTTCCTCCCTTGGATACTTCCGTCCACATTTCTTTCACGTCTTCCAATAAACTAAAAGTGAAAGAAAATTCAGTGTGAGGAACGCGTTGGAATACTTATTTTCGATGTTTTTTCCCCCTTTTCGCTACTTTTTTCCAAATCACGTACAGATTCATATGTCGATCGTAGGCTTTGACACGTGCGAGTAGCTTGTGATTGTTCCGCACGTTGATGAGGACCTGCGTATTGCCGCGGACGGCCTGGTACAGTATTGAAAAGGGACCGGATTTCAAATCCGTCGCGTGTTCCGACGTGGATTCGCCGTTCTCGTGATTGTCCGCCATGCTGTGCGAACAAGAAAATGTGCAGGCTGTATTATAGTGTGCACACCGAAAAGGTAGAGAGAGATGGGGGGCGGATGCGAGCGAGGAGAGAGGGAGGAACCGGAGTTTGGTATAACAAATTCGATgagtgttgttgttgttgtggtggtggaagGTTGGTGGACTTGTCGTGACAACGCTCCGGAAAACCTGGCGGCGGACGtttgggggggggggggggggggttgTTGGGTCCTCCTATTGTGTCTGTACATATACCCGTTTATCGGTTCGAGATGGAAAATGAGTACAATAGTAGGCGTCTATACTTCACGCGACCGACACGTTTCCACCTCCACCCAAGGTCCTTGCTTCCGAACCACTCGTTTTCCAACGCTGATTGGTGGACATGGCGATAGTCCGAATGCCCAATGCCTAAGCATGCGAGCGTTTTAGCCCTTTTCGTGACCAACACGAACGACGGATGCGAAGTACGAAACACGGGGAAATCCCGGAGACAGGCGTGCGCGCGTCCGCAGGGttaggtaggtaggtaggtaggtaggtagggAAACTAGAGTAGGAACTGTAACTAACAACACTACGTAGGGATAGGAAAGCGAGGCTTTCTCGCTCCACCCGAAACGACCCCACTACCGAAAACACCGAACTGGCCCTCCCTCCCCCCACCTCTCCCGGTGAAACCAAACGAACCAGCCCCCCGTTCCCACGCGGCTTGCTCAGTCCCCGGGTCTTTCCTCTCGACGCCACACACTACACTCTACCACATTCACACAACCACTCCACGACGTATTGATCGTTGTCGCTCCTCATTACTGCCCATTTGTACCGCGAGATTTCACGAACGAACTGTCCGGTGATTCCCAGAGTGAAACGTCAACGGACGTGCTACGCTCGCCGTATTCGTGTTCCATTCGTTATCCCGTTGCGTCATGAGTTCCTTACGATTAGCCTTGAAGCAGtcgttggaagaaacggTGAGCTCCAATGCGATGGCGGTGACCGGCAGTCACGCGGCGGCAACGGGTGGCAGCACGCCTGCTTCCGAACCTCCAACCACGACGACGGGGACCGGACCGTGGCAGGATAATGAACGCCGAGGACCGGGGCGACCACGGAAACACGGAAAACGCCGGCGACCAATACAAACATACGAGCAAGATGACAGACCCAGCAGTAgtgacgaaaacgaattcttttccgaagacgaagaggaaattgATCATCGAGCGGCCAATAAAATTCAGGCCCGGtggaaaaaaggaaaaggcattCTTCCGAAAAACACGAATCAAGCGCTTACCGACAAAAGACACGAAACAGTACAGGACGGGTCTCGAAAGGAGTCTCTTTCGACAAGTTCCGCTGACTCCACAACATCAAAAGTGGCAGTATTGAAGTCCGAGGCAGCCAACACGGCCACACGAATAAAACAGCCGCACTCTTCCGAACCCCAAACCTCCACCACAGCGAATCCTCATTCAGCTCTGCCACAATCTCACCAACGAGCTCCGCTATCCCAAACGCGCCAAAAACCACACGCTCAAGTGTCGGCCAACTCGTCTGGCAATGATGCCAAACAAACCGTTCCTGCCCCGGATTCGGCAATGCTCCACTGGTCCCGGGCGCTGCCGTTGAAACGTGCACGCCGCGCCGTAGCCCCAGGGATGCGGGTGAAGGTCCGCTTCTCCGCTTCCGTACAGCGTGCCGGGGGTGTGATTGTACCCAAACGACGATGGTTCGGTGGACGGGTAACCAAAGTCTCCAAGGAAGGATCGAAAGTTCGGATCAAGTACGATGACGGCACGTCGGAAATTACCAAATTCCCCGATAAGGATAT
Coding sequences:
- a CDS encoding predicted protein, with protein sequence MSSLRLALKQSLEETVSSNAMAVTGSHAAATGGSTPASEPPTTTTGTGPWQDNERRGPGRPRKHGKRRRPIQTYEQDDRPSSSDENEFFSEDEEEIDHRAANKIQARWKKGKGILPKNTNQALTDKRHETVQDGSRKESLSTSSADSTTSKVAVLKSEAANTATRIKQPHSSEPQTSTTANPHSALPQSHQRAPLSQTRQKPHAQVSANSSGNDAKQTVPAPDSAMLHWSRALPLKRARRAVAPGMRVKVRFSASVQRAGGVIVPKRRWFGGRVTKVSKEGSKVRIKYDDGTSEITKFPDKDIVVDEAHNGSHTVPVDEFLPLMLEDLESRVPDAVLSEPTVSNREP
- a CDS encoding predicted protein yields the protein MLITVNTKYITVGLLLACSIICALLQGRLLRRMILLADDSESDTGGKGIRNHESWQVSPKALHSVNMTSSAAKTCAINLYGLPRAFQSLALPSIIQNVIRPNAINNCDYFIHYYYLTEEGAGRSGEGGQIKPEEVLLLRQAVQDYSPNSVIRFCYDKEEAFWNQFKPLIDKIRTTNATNGKFLYFPWRSPSYIYPVTTDNIVKMWHSIQSAWNLMAEYETLTTRKFDRIAMLRLDVVYITPINVFHVNQRELRDDEKVALVPGFGRHPVSDRLIVGPRDAVEIWAAQRFERLDAHIQFVRRNHPGWGMHSEKYLNWSIFPAIRDTGTTIVEDDHLCFFRARVDESVWISDCGGWPVFARPSILNNLGGDKVQVLESTLGRKCLGEAQHVSWAFVALQCPAG
- a CDS encoding predicted protein, whose protein sequence is MADNHENGESTSEHATDLKSGPFSILYQAVRGNTQVLINVRNNHKLLARVKAYDRHMNLLLEDVKEMWTEVSKGGKGRTRGTAVNKDRYVSKMFLRGDSVILVVSNPAALAQPPQTTQPSTQ
- a CDS encoding predicted protein codes for the protein MTGAPDLHGDIETPLLGAPDAEQESRSSDSRSDSRRNAQISCGHPRLTWPLRFLFALNGFTLAFPMLALMYVLNTRVSMPIHLLPTYGAVAFLPCSLKPIYCYLSSYVGESRRDVWICVLLIATAFATAITAWIPRDGVLLCFTFAFFRGVATSWPELLLGLTLIDQAYSAAALPGSTGMTDGTCIPYETTAALFQSQAATSRNVGSLVASVAALAIFTHQQYRNATPMNEFTATILLVMTGTTNLVGAAVAWIYHVGVKAATDGTDIVGDPLPQAVLNNNGSDQEGTQDETKGAILRQPSYDSCYSNGEHALTLDEQTECIARGSCESERSLQKSNTKLVILLQVTIILIGLRQPIVEGTTSMSWGGMLMMCILGLTFLGYSAFSSVFWKPYHSAGLFLILKSAAPSASFLLSSYMYVLFESMPAFLQFLSVIDNLVVTLSSWTYGKLWSGYSQGEALLWLMTGTTILASMASLSNIALVTAIPAMSSVTWKFGVTLAIKGLTAFLDEWCFLPEVVLATVAAVDYKITTMAEAQLGQNFGDGKTTNGIRYGTLVACLDLGGQLGAILMGPLVLALNVSRENDWKHLDQLIWICSLFGLLSVTLIGVLR
- a CDS encoding predicted protein, with protein sequence MKINIACPSTGMQKVIEIDDERRLQNLYDRRMAQEIDGTILGDEFEGYILRISGGNDKQGFPMRQGVLTNTRVSLLCKKGHKAYRQRRAGERKRKSVRGCVVGADIAVLNLVITQIGPNTVPGLTDDQIPRRLGPKRANNIRKLFNLTKEDDVRKYVIARTFTNKKGVTVRKSPKIQRLVTPLTLQRKRARKAEKMSSVLRSKDEAAAYKKVVAQRMAEAREVRRSLISKRRSSRKSAKMAAETS